The segment agcagggagccacagttagtgccgcggcgggcgcccagtgcggttgcactgctcgcctgccccaagaaacggccctgaacaTTGGATCCCACTTATCAAGGCTACAATTAGATGATTCTGGGAAAAAGAATCTGGGTTAAAATTTCTCGTTATCTGCCCTTATAGCCGCATTTTCTGTGCATAACTATTTTATGACTCGTTTCCAGGGTGTGTaatacaacaaaaaaaaaacatgattgCAATAAAGTAATTGACTTTAGTGTgcgtctctttctctctttccccagcaccctctctccatatGCAAGTGTGAAACAGATCAGTATTGTTAATTGATTAATTAGCAActagctgtaacatctccctgcatttTCACTTTCAGCTGTATCAGCTTGCAGCACACAAAGGAGTCATTTGATTtgtgtggcggcctctagtggccgctggcgcacataacagaggtgaggagcagccttagccttttattatataggatagggtTATTATTTCTGGCTACTAGTAGTCACACTGGGTCTGAATACAGGGTGTGAAGCGCTCTGCCCTGAATCAATACGGCTGGTTCCCATTAGTACACGATTGCTTGTTAGGAGAAGCCTGGCGCTATTTGTCCCCCGGCCGGGCTGTGGGGCAGATGCTGCAGACGAGGGCATACCAATCTCTAACAAATCTCCTGACACTGTTCAATTTATACCATCCAGCTGTCTTGTGGGACTACAAGCAACAGCATACACTGCCATGCTTCAGAATTCTACAATAACCAGAGACTTTCAGGGCAATTTATCTAACCCAGTACCAGCGCTGCAATTACACGTGTAACAGACTTACTGAGAAGGGTGACTTTTTattttgtaaatttttatagaTATAGAATGATCCATCTGAGACTAGATGGGTGGAGATGAGGCCTGGGAGAGGTAAGAGGTTGTAGCAGAGGGTCGGGAATCGCTTCTAAATATTATTAAATGTCTACACaaaggtggtcattacgagttgatcactagctgcattcgttcgctgtgcagcgatgaggcaaaaaactgcacttctgcgcatgcgtatgcggcgcaatgtgcacacgcgacgtactattacaacgaacgatgtagtttcacacagggtctagcgaagcttttcagtcgcactgctggctgcagagtgattgacatgaagtgggcatttctgggtgtcaactgaccgatttcagggagtgttcgaaaaaacgcaggcgtaccaggaaaaacgcaggtgtggctgggcaaacgcagggcgtgtttgtgacgtcaaaacaggaactgaacagtctgaagtgatcgcaagcgctgagtagatatttggctactctaaaactgcacataaaaactttgccgccgctctgcgatcctttaattcgcacttctgctaagctaaagtacactcccagtgggcggcggcatagcgtttgcgggacgtgcagtcaggggaggcagtgcctcccctgtcataatgattaagataatactaagaagatgcatatgacacatattctgtgtcatatgtatcttctttatattattctttacatttctcccctctctatgtatttgggaggcaccgatcgtggtgcctcccgttgtcactgcggAAAGTATGGGGGGCGGGGACTAGTCATggacagtaaaagcccattgaaaatatatgggaaagcggcaccattagtggtgccgctttcatacagggacgtgctttcaacctatgaaagcacgtccctgtcaatgaggccacagtgattggccagcggatccgtccctggatccgctgtcaatcactgtgtgggcgacgcgggggaggaggtgcgggctgctggatgcggcgatggtgcgggcggcggtggagcgggcgtcggcggtgcgggttgcggcggcggaaattacctttattctgcagagtttggcagcggagcggttccagtttcaaaaatggcgcctcagcgtaatttttgaaattcaagatggccgccgcgagccaatcacggctcgccgcgtcatcgccccgccggctgacttatataagtcagcgcgaggcggaggagagtcagtccgacggcggaggaggagcagtgaagagctcctgaagaatgaagacgccggaagtcctggctgggcggcggctatgcaaaagagcttagcagccgccgcccaccaggtgaagacgctggaagccctgagggggtggcgcccccccagatgaagacgccggaagccctgggaaggcggcagccacgcaaaagagcttaaaggccgccgcccccaggtgaagacccagtttaataaagtttattttcaagatagtgtggtgtttttattttaatattttctttataggtggactacaggtgccagcgggcactttatgtccgggcatgcgggcacttgtggttctccaagtgccagcatgctggggcaggcttgctgggacctgtaggctacctgtaaagaacaatattactattctttgcaggtggactacaggtgccagcaggccctttgtgtccgggcatgctggcacttgtggttctccaagtgccagcatgctggggcaggcttgctgggacctgtaggccacctgtaaagaacaatattaacacacaatgaaccccgcacccaccgccaccaggggtgcgggtatagcactgggctatcagcccagtgctggttattgctcgggaggggggaccccatttttattttttggggttcccactttccgagtaattccaaccctgggctgactggctggggggcagattaatgtaatggcagggagaccccacactgagtgtctcccctgctatggcattactccccctagctggttctgcctagtgctggttttactggtgtgttgggggaccacacttttttttttcaggtggtggggggggagggcttcttagctgccagtgcctccccaaccagtgacctcaccgcacgtcactggtttgcacggctgctaaaaactgctagcgcgcgaacaactcggaatgaccacccaaggcaAATCACACAATCAATTGTCCGGTATACAGGCCGCAAGTCCCCAAGGAGTATTTAAAAAGTCACGTCCCCACCTATCCCCCTTCCCTGTTCACTAAGAGAGTGCAGGTACAATGCTAGTAGACCAACACAACATATATAACAGTGATATCAGTACATAGGATGTCCACAGTATTGTCAAGGCTGTAGCATAAGGTCTGTAGATTTTCCGCAACATATTGGTCAGTGATGTTCTACAGGGCTGCTGCCAGTACCTTGTGGTTCCACAATGGGATGAAGCCTAAATGCTTGGCCAAGTAGATCTAGATCATATGCTATAGTTACTCATGAGTTACTCATCGGAGGTGGAGGGTGGTGGAGCTGTGAGGCTCTGGTTGGGTTTGTGCAATTCCTGACGATGTTGCTTATGGTCCAGGCAGGATGTTGAGTAGTGGAGCTATGCGCACGGTCAGGGATTGGGGATGTCGCGGTATATGAAGGATAGGTGGCGGCGGTAATACACAAGGACCAAAGCTCACAGTTTCCCTTCCAAGATCAGCGTCTTGAGGTCGGTGGTGGAGTTGGCACACAGGACTGTGTGGGACACCCGCCTCTTTTCCACCAGTGACGCGATGGCCTCTCCCACCTCTAAGTGACTCACGTACCCTGGCCCCAGGCGTTCCGGAGGGGCCACTCCCATGTTGATTTTTACCTGAGAATGGGAAAAAGAAGAAACCTACTTAAGACTTCTGTTGGAGGTGATGGATCAAACCTTCAGCTTCTAGCTCTCATTTATCTTCCATAGTCTAGGAGTTGATAGGTAAATGCTGGTTGCTATGGGTATTTCTCCACcttatctctccaaggtttgatacatctcccccatagacaaAGACTATTTAATGGTGGCCACAACTGCGGACATCCATGGCAGCCATATATACTGCTTTATGCCCGTTATTTTTCCATCCGCAATTGCATCTGTCTTcatcccccttctccttctcctccagTATCATTCATCATGTCACAAACCTCGTTTAGTTTACACGCAACGTCTGGATACTCCTCGCGAACCACCTGGGAAAATGCCAGAGCCCCAGCCGCGCCCAGTGTCAGGAACCCAGTGCCAGGCATCAGTAAGCGTTCACCAGCGCCCCCTGTGGCGACACAATAAATTTCAGGCCCACATTGGCTTAGCATTAGGGTGTAATGTCTATGGGATGATAGATGATAAATATATGACAGGGTGTGTAACTTCTGGAGCTGACTGTACTGTAATGGTGGAACAATGGCTGGCGCTAGCAGCAGACAAATGATTATTGCTGATAGGTCACCTTACCTGTGATAAACGTGTACGTGCCACTGGGGTTATCCTTCACCAGTGGGAAGAAAGCCTTCCAGGAGGTGAACGTACTCAGGAGAAGGGTTTCCAGCACCTACATAAAGTGACGGCAGAAAGTTATACCTTCATTATCTCTCCCCCCGCAATTATTCAATTATGTATTTGTAGCTAATAGAAACGTTCAATACATTGGCGGAAGTTTGGAATTCAATGTGTTAAATATTTTCATTTCTGCTTTCAGTCTACGTTTGTAGTTTTCTATACAGCCTCATAAAAGGACAGAAAATTCCAATGTAGTAAAGCAGACCCCAAAATCTACGGTTCATTTTCTACCCCACTCACTGTTTGATGGCACCTCAGCCTCAAGCATGTacctagggtctaattcagatctgatcgcagcagcagatttgttggctaatgggcaaaaccatgtgcactgcaggagggggcagatgtaacatgtgcagagagagttaagccccgtacacacgggggagatgtgtgctgagcgatctcgcgtagac is part of the Pseudophryne corroboree isolate aPseCor3 chromosome 11, aPseCor3.hap2, whole genome shotgun sequence genome and harbors:
- the LOC134970249 gene encoding uncharacterized protein LOC134970249, giving the protein MSSSQRLVLVLGGAGTVGSGIVKCLLEKGFQVAVISRDNSRLEKLISFVPGTHKDNLHTLLGDVGSEEGAQKAAAALVSRVGKVTDVVSSLGFSWWQGGPPHMQSLQELQRVLETLLLSTFTSWKAFFPLVKDNPSGTYTFITGGAGERLLMPGTGFLTLGAAGALAFSQVVREEYPDVACKLNEVKINMGVAPPERLGPGYVSHLEVGEAIASLVEKRRVSHTVLCANSTTDLKTLILEGKL